One segment of Colius striatus isolate bColStr4 chromosome 11, bColStr4.1.hap1, whole genome shotgun sequence DNA contains the following:
- the TMEM177 gene encoding transmembrane protein 177, protein MAVQFLRKASAWLKKRKITLLAVSCMGLFGTNLSYHLFPEQTFKLLHEGWSEGQPAELSQKLLAVFQEVLQDTHVKSTDSYRAFAASGFHPVSAGIPWLPSGSLVGVPLNFDSTAEDKKGIVDHVVVINGKQVDWESNEGVALKEALTFSLEAQKFAIAREVVYLQNGSPLASAAVAPTCLAGTFLCGRGIKLLLGLSPGPVILRGICNLITAAGGLMCYYVSYDAVTYHLDCKADRKAATVSKDYARGGVEFYDKILLRNRVLRGLMGKQGAQMYAPSGNLFPRHWFRIKYTPYTYRRDLIVNILRDLQA, encoded by the coding sequence ATGGCAGTGCAGTTCCTGAGGAAGGCATCTGCGTGGTTAAAGAAGCGCAAGATCACTTTGTTGGCTGTTTCTTGCATGGGACTGTTTGGCACTAACCTTTCCTACCACTTGTTTCCTGAGCAGACGTTCAAACTGCTGCATGAGGGCTGGTCAGAGGGGCAGCCAGCTGAGCTTTCACAGAAGCTCCTTGCGGTCTTTCAGGAGGTCCTTCAGGATACTCATGTGAAGTCCACTGACTCCTATCGAGCCTTTGCAGCTTCTGGCTTCCACCCTGTGAGTGCTGGAATCCCCTGGCTGCCTTCAGGCTCTTTGGTGGGTGTCCCACTTAACTTTGATAGCACAGCTGAGGATAAAAAAGGAATAGTCGACCATGTGGTTGTGATCAATGGAAAGCAAGTGGACTGGGAGAGCAACGAAGGTGTTGCTTTGAAAGAAGCTCTGACATTTTCACTTGAAGCTCAGAAGTTTGCCATTGCCAGGGAAGTTGTGTACTTGCAGAACGGCAGCCCTTTAGCGAGCGCAGCTGTGGCTCCAACTTGCTTAGCTGGTACATTTCTGTGTGGGAGAGGTATAAAGCTGCTTCTGGGTTTGTCTCCTGGCCCCGTGATACTTCGTGGCATCTGTAACCTCATAACCGCTGCTGGTGGACTAATGTGCTATTATGTTTCTTACGACGCTGTGACCTATCACCTGGACTGCAAGGCGGACAGGAAGGCAGCTACTGTTTCCAAAGACTACGCCAGAGGGGGGGTTGAATTCTATGATAAAATCTTGTTGCGCAACAGGGTTCTTCGTGGTCTGATGGGCAAACAAGGGGCACAAATGTATGCCCCAAGTGGGAACCTTTTCCCGAGGCACTGGTTCAGAATAAAGTATACCCCATACACTTACCGAAGAGATCTGATTGTTAATATTTTAAGAGACCTTCAGGCATAG